Part of the Bdellovibrionales bacterium genome is shown below.
GATGAGTCTTCACCAAAATTAGCAACGACACCTTATGGCCAATCAAAACTCATTATCGAGGATCTGCTCGAAAATATTTGCAGATCGGATGAGGAGGAATGGAAAGTAGTCATACTTC
Proteins encoded:
- a CDS encoding NAD-dependent epimerase/dehydratase family protein: MIFSSSATIYDANFASPFDESSPKLATTPYGQSKLIIEDLLENICRSDEEEWKVVILRYFNPIGAHLAD